From the Serinus canaria isolate serCan28SL12 chromosome 21, serCan2020, whole genome shotgun sequence genome, one window contains:
- the ZBTB48 gene encoding telomere zinc finger-associated protein produces the protein MAAAAAAHSVRVLRELNRQRAAGQFCDATLGVGGREFRAHWPVLASCSRFFRARGPGGPVALPDGLADTFQLLLDFFYTGRLALTAHNRARLLAAAEQLGVPDAVALCRAFRPRPRRVAAATARPEPAAAPQPGGQAGSPSAPEEAAVGGGGRGDGDAESLPEKKVLRGKKSPPTPGKAPGSRKGTAVPVECPTCHKTFLSKYYLKVHNRKHTGEKPFECSKCGKCYFRKENLLEHEARNCMNRSEQVFTCSACPEVFKRRMELRLHMVSHTGEMPYKCSSCSQQFMQKKDLQSHMIKLHGAPKPHACSTCSKCFLSRTELRLHEAFKHRGEKLFVCEECGHRASSRNGLQMHIKAKHRNERPYVCEFCHHAFTQKANLNMHLRTHTGEKPFQCHLCGKTFRTQASLDKHNRTHTGERPFSCEFCEQRFTEKGPLLRHVASRHQEGRPHFCHICGKTFKAVEQLRVHVRRHKGVRKFECIECGYKFTRQAHLRRHMEIHDRVENYNPRQRKLRNLIIEDEKDVMVVLQPPPELEVGSAEVIVESLARGPLPEEVPAQKLCSNENFSPSDVIEQSLIITTTIPEDCET, from the exons atggcggcggcggcggcagcgcaCAGCGTGCGGGTGCTGCGGGAGCTGAACCGGCAGCGCGCAGCCGGGCAGTTCTGTGACGCGACGCTCGGCGTGGGCGGCCGCGAGTTCCGCGCGCACTGGCCGGTGCTCGCCAGCTGCTCCCGCTTCTTCCGCGCGCGCGGCCCCGGCGGGCCCGTGGCGCTGCCCGACGGCCTCGCCGACACCTTCCAACTGCTGCTCGACTTCTTCTACACGGGGCGCCTGGCGCTCACGGCGCACAACCGCGCCCGCCTTCTGGCGGCCGCCGAGCAGCTCGGCGTGCCCGACGCCGTGGCGCTGTGCCGCGCCTtccgcccgcggccccgccgcgtcgccgccgccaccgcccgcCCGGAGCCCGCGGCGGCCCCGCAGCCCGGCGGGCAGGCG GGCTCCCCCTCAGCCCCGGAGGAGGCGGCGGTGGgtggcggcgggcggggggacGGCGACGCCGAATCCCTTCCCGAGAAAAAGGTGCTGCGGGGCAAAAAGAGCCCTCCCACTCCGGGAAAGGCGCCGGGGAGCAGAAAAGGTACAGCGGTGCCGGTCGAGTGCCCCACATGTCATAAAACCTTCCTCAGCAAATATTACCTTAAAGTGCACAACAG GAAACACACTGGAGAGAAGCCATTTGAGTGTTCCAAGTGTGGCAAATGTTATTTTAGAAAAGAGAATCTCCTGGAACACGAAGCCAGGAACTGCATGAACCGATCGGAACAG GTATTCACGTGCTCAGCCTGCCCGGAGGTGTTCAAGCGGCGGATGGAGCTGCGGCTGCACATGGTGTCACACACTGGAGAGATGCCATACAAG TGCTCCTCGTGCTCACAGCAGTTCATGCAGAAGAAGGACCTGCAGAGCCACATGATAAAGCTGCACGGTGCACCCAAGCCCCATGCG TGCTCAACCTGCTCCAAGTGCTTTCTGTCCCGGACAGAGCTGCGCCTGCACGAGGCCTTCAAGCACCGTGGAGAGAAGCTATTTGTGTGTGAGGAGTGTGGGCACAGGGCCTCGAGCCGCAATGGCCTCCAGATGCACATCAAGGCCAAGCACAG GAATGAGCGGCCCTACGTGTGTGAGTTTTGCCACCACGCCTTCACACAGAAAGCCAACCTCAACATGCACCTGCGCACGCACACTGGCGAGAAGCCCTTCCAGTGCCATCTCTGTGGCAAGACCTTCCGGACACAAG CGAGTCTGGACAAGCACAACCGGACGCACACTGGGGAGCGGCCGTTCAGCTGTGAGTTTTGTGAGCAGCGTTTCACAGAGAAGGGGCCGCTGCTGAGGCACGTCGCCAGCCGGCACCAGGAGGGGCGGCCCCACTTCTGCCACATCTGCGGGAAGACATTCAAAG CGGTAGAACAGCTGCGTGTCCATGTTCGCCGGCACAAGGGAGTGAGGAAGTTTGAGTGCATTGAGTGTGGCTACAAATTCACACGGCAG GCTCACTTGAGGCGCCACATGGAGATCCACGACCGAGTGGAGAACTATAATCCTCGACAGCGGAAGCTGCGGAACCTGATCATCGAGGATGAGAAGGATGTGATGGTGGTGCTGCAGCCACCACCAGAGCTGGAGGTGGGCTCAGCCGAGGTGATCGTGGAGTCACTGGCCCGTGGGCCACTGCCTGAGGAGGTCCCTGCACAGAAACTCTGCTCAAACGAGAACTTCTCCCCTTCAGACGTGATTGAGCAATCTCTGATTATAACTACCACAATTCCTGAAGACTGTGAGACATAG
- the TAS1R1 gene encoding taste receptor type 1 member 1 codes for MPSPVLLRLCLCAAATAASSFTLRGDHRLAGLFPLHTAERRDDTSLLVRGCDDVAFKSHGYCLSQALRFAVEEINNSTTLLPNVTLGYKIYDTCSEPTNFHATLCALAREGRQDVQVLPSFQRYEPQAVAVIGPDSTQLALTTAAVLSLFLVPEISYEASTELLSLKRLYPSFLRTIPSDRQQVKAIFLLLQHFGWTWVALLGSDNTYGRVGLDALQELLTASNMCVAYRGTIPANSDASNPELHNLVRILTEVKVNVTVVFSTRGSVLPFFEVVIQKNITDMVWVASEDWSLAQTIWQVPGIQTIGSVFGMAVEKPEPTMLERFEAWRMWEKGAEAESASSAEAGRESVGSAQLDCTQRCTSCRALTAVPDLYDAQGSFSVYSAVYAVAHGLHDLLGCASGACSKGTVYPWQLLQKIRRVNFTLYNSRISFDAHGDIHKGYDIVMWKWLGPKWASDVVGTFRVSPDKLSINPGKILWHTEDGQAPSSVCSKACKPGEMRLQQSHHKCCFSCVACPPGTFLNTSDPFDCQACGLDEWAPAGSEVCFNRTIEFLSWSEPLSWVLLALAVLLMLLIAALAVLFALNASTPVVKSAGGKTCFLMLGSLACTCSSLFCYFGEPSQVACLLRVPLFAISFTMFLSCVATRSFQILCIFKLNARCPALYEAWMRRQGPVLFVAVSTAVQVALCVATEASSPSVPRREYGVRDDWVVLECAPRAAADAATAYTVLLSVACFVLSYAGTDLPAAYNEAKSLTVSLLLHLGCSAAVLCSQGALRGQTETVARVLSTLGTLAALLGGYFVPRAFVILLRPHQNTAEHFQMVIQEYTRRLAAT; via the exons ATGCCGTCGCCCGTGCTGCTCCGCCTGTGCCTCTGCGCGGCGGCTACCGCCGCCTCCTCGTTCACCCTCCGCGGCGATCATCGCCTGGCCGGGCTGTTCCCGCTGCACACCGCGGAGCGCCGGGACGACACCAGCCTGCTCGTGCGCGGCTGCGACGA CGTCGCCTTCAAGAGTCACGGCTACTGCCTGTCCCAGGCCCTGCGTTTCGCTGTGGAGGAGATCAACAATTCCACCACGCTGCTCCCTAATGTCACCCTGGGCTACAAAATCTACGACACCTGCTCTGAGCCTACTAACTTCCACGCGACGCTGTGTGCCCTTGCTCGTGAAGGCAGGCAGGATGTCCAGGTGCTCCCCAGTTTCCAGCGCTATGAACcacaggctgtggctgtcaTTGGCCCTGACAGCACCCAGCTGGCCCTCACCACAGCCGCTGTTCTCAGTCTCTTTCTAGTACCAGAG ATCAGCTATGAAGCCTCCACGGAGCTGCTGAGCCTGAAGCGGCTGTACCCCTCTTTCCTGCGCACCATCCCCAGTGACAGGCAACAGGTGAAGGCCATcttcttgctgctgcagcactttggCTGGACCTGGGTGGCGCTGCTGGGCAGCGACAACACCTATGGCAGGGTCGGCCTGgatgccctgcaggagctgctgactGCAAGCAACATGTGCGTGGCCTACCGAGGCACCATCCCCGCCAACTCGGACGCTAGCAACCCGGAGCTTCACAACCTGGTTCGAATCCTCACAGAGGTCAAGGTCAATGTCACTGTTGTGTTCTCCACCAGAGGAAGCGTTCTGCCGTTCTTCGAGGTGGTGATCCAGAAGAACATCACGGACATGGTGTGGGTGGCCTCCGAAGACTGGTCGTTGGCTCAAACTATCTGGCAGGTACCTGGCATCCAGACCATTGGTTCGGTGTTTGGGATGGCAGTAGAGAAGCCAGAGCCCACGATGCTGGAGCGCTTTGAAGCTTGGAGGATGTGGGAGAAAGGTGCTGAGGCTGAGagtgccagcagtgcagaggcaggcagggaatcTGTGGGGAGTGCGCAGCTGGATTGCACCCAACGCTGCACCAGCTGCCGTGCGCTCACCGCTGTCCCTGACCTGTACGACGCTCAAGGCTCCTTCAGCGTGTACTCGGCCGTGTATGCCGTGGCCCATGGCCTCCACgacctgctgggctgtgcctcgGGGGCCTGCAGCAAAGGCACTGTCTATCCCTGGCAG CTCCTACAAAAGATTAGGCGAGTAAACTTCACCCTGTACAACAGCCGAATCTCTTTCGATGCCCATGGGGACATTCATAAAGGCTATGACATTGTCATGTGGAAGTGGCTGGGTCCAAAGTGGGCTTCTGATGTGGTAGGAACCTTCCGTGTGAGCCCTGACAAGCTGAGCATCAACCCAGGCAAAATCCTGTGGCACACAGAAGATGGCCAG GCTCCCAGCTCGGTGTGCTCCAAGGCCTGTAAGCCAGGAGAgatgaggctgcagcagagccaccacAAATGCTGCTTCAGCTGTGTGGCCTGTCCACCTGGAACCTTCCTGAACACATCGG ACCCCTTTGACTGCCAGGCCTGTGGCTTGGATGAGTGGGCCCCAGCAGGGAGTGAGGTCTGCTTCAACCGCACCATCGAGTTCCTATCCTGGTCCGAGCCCCtctcctgggtgctgctggccctggctgtTCTTCTCATGCTGCTCATAGCGGCGCTGGCTGTCCTGTTTGCCCTCAATGCCTCCACACCTGTGGTGAAGTCCGCGGGCGGGAAGACGTGTTTCCTCATGCTGGGCTCCCTGgcctgcacctgcagcagcctcttctGCTACTTCGGGGAGCCCTCGCAGGTGGCGTGCCTGCTGCGGGTGCCGCTCTTCGCCATCAGCTTCACCATGTTCCTCTCGTGCGTGGCGACTCGCTCCTTCCAGATCCTCTGCATCTTCAAGCTGAACGCACGCTGCCCGGCGCTCTACGAGGCCTGGATGCGGCGCCAGGGGCCGGTGCTGTTCGTGGCCGTCAGCACGGCGGTACAAGTGGCGCTGTGCGTGGCCACCGAGGCCTCCAGCCCCTCGGTGCCGCGCCGGGAGTACGGCGTGCGGGACGATTGGGTGGTGCTGGAGTGCGCCCCCAGAGCCGCGGCCGACGCCGCCACCGCCTACACGGTGCTGCTCAGCGTCGCCTGCTTCGTGCTCAGCTACGCGGGCACGGATCTGCCCGCCGCCTATAACGAGGCCAAGAGCCTGACCGTGAGCCTGCTGCTACACCTGGGCTGCTCGGCCGCCGTGCTCTGCTCGCAGGGCGCGCTGCGTGGCCAGACCGAGACGGTGGCGCGGGTGCTCAGCACGCTGGGCACGCTCGCAGCACTGCTGGGCGGGTACTTCGTGCCGCGGGCCTTCGTCATCCTGCTGCGGCCGCACCAAAACACGGCCGAACACTTCCAGATGGTCATCCAGGAATACACGCGCCGCCTGGCCGCCACCTGA
- the NOL9 gene encoding polynucleotide 5'-hydroxyl-kinase NOL9, protein MVEWPHTARAALKRAAAAGGARSGQGGAGRGAAPGGGGGSPVMPARRSRPRRASARALARASRAEAAWRDFAASFTRIGMVPPAEPGLVAVEAAEGTAVLLLEPRQALTFTGKCRLRCLYGAVRLLGFAVASHHPGLPVFSPATHCALSLEALPGARPPAAALRQLRAAARAAMRSHRVRRPARVKVMARFSPDCAVVLLEHLDTPVTRFLLSHPSLSRSFEPQKKEECNFTPEHAVLASVGIVKCSPDHGLQVSESMCLALEELIQACCEEDEGVPVVLVCGPKNTGKSTFNRYLINLLLNRLPVVEYMECDIGQAEFTPPGCISLSSITEPILGPPFTHQQMPGKMVYYGQTSCEQDTERYLDVVKYVFSYYKKEVPLVINTMGWVKGEGLLLLIDIIRLLSPSHIVQMDMCDWKVMPPLTSEHIHFSAGLHTKGKQQSKCKQLGVGNMESWKYPEGEDVSAPQHKLLYVHPEFPRAGVPGEVRVHSSILRDMSILGYLGHLQSPDIGAVLPLHSLVPYQVPFNAVALRVVHTDVAPSNIMYAVNASWVGLCCIPEEVRCQTEGPVLLTQTPICDCLGFGIVRGVDMEKKLYHILTPVPPANLRLVNCLLLGNIAIPSCVLVGQQGIEGEIPYVTSDYNYSIMGSGKLRKKKQHLKRRFECDYP, encoded by the exons ATGGTGGAGTGGCCGCACACTGCGCGGGCTGCTCTTaagcgggcggcggcggcgggcggggctCGCAGCGGGCAGGGCGGGGCCGGCCGAGGGGCGGCCCCGGGAGGCGGAGGAGGCTCGCCGGTCATGCCCGCGCGGCGTAGCCGCCCCCGCCGGGCTTCGGCCCGTGCCCTGGCCCGCGCGAGCCGGGCGGAGGCGGCCTGGCGGGATTTCGCCGCTTCCTTCACTCGCATCGGGATGGTGCCGCCGGCTGAGCCGGGGCTGGTGGCCGTGGAGGCGGCGGAGGGCACGGCCGTGCTACTGCTGGAGCCGCGGCAG GCGCTGACCTTCACCGGCAAGTGCCGCCTGCGCTGCCTCTATGGTGCCGTCCGCCTGCTGGGCTTCGCTGTGGCCTCTCACCACCCGGGACTGCCGGTCTTCTCGCCGGCCACGCACTGCGCGCTCAGCCTGGAGGCGCTGCCTGGCGCCCgtccgcccgccgccgccctccGCCAGCTgcgcgccgccgcccgcgccgccaTGCGCTCGCACCGTGTCCGCCGCC CGGCGCGGGTGAAGGTGATGGCACGCTTCTCTCCTGACTGCGccgtggtgctgctggagcacctggACACGCCGGTGACGCGGTTCCTGCTGAGCCACCCGTCGCTGTCGCGGTCTTTCGAGCCCCAG AAAAAGGAGGAGTGTAACTTCACGCCAGAGCACGCGGTCCTGGCGTCCGTGGGCATCGTGAAGTGCAGCCCCgaccatgggctgcaggtgtcGGAGAGCATGTGCCTGGCGCTGGAGGAGCTGATCCAGGCCTGCTGTG aGGAAGATGAAGGTGTTCCTGTGGTGCTGGTCTGTGGCCCAAAAAACACTGGGAAGTCGACATTCAACAGATACCTAATTAACCTGTTACTGAACCG ccttcctgTGGTGGAGTACATGGAGTGTGACATCGGCCAGGCAGAATTCACTCCGCCCGGGTGcatttccctgagcagcatcACAGAGCCCATTCTGG GTCCCCCCTTCACTCACCAGCAGATGCCCGGTAAGATGGTGTATTACGGCCAgaccagctgtgagcaggacaCGGAGAGGTACCTTGATGTTGTGAAATACGTGTTCAGCTACTACAAGAAGGAAGTGCCTCTAGTCATCAACACCATGGGCTGGGTGAAAG GTGAAGGACTGCTGCTCCTCATTGATATCATCCGGCTGTTGTCACCCAGCCACATTGTTCAGATGGACATGTGTGACTGGAAGGTCATGCCCCCGCTGACGTCTGAGCACATCCACTTCAGCGCCGGGCTGCACACCAAGGGCAAGCAGCAATCCAAGTGCAAGCAGCTGGGAGTGGGCAACATGGAGAGCTGGAAGTACCCTGAAGGGGAGGACGTGTCAGCTCCACAGCACAAGCTGCTCTATGTCCACCCAGAATTCCCTCGGGCAGGGGTGCCAGGTGAAGT GCGAGtgcacagcagcatcctgcGTGACATGTCCATCCTGGGCTACCTGgggcacctgcagagcccagatATTGGGGCAGTGCTCCCGCTGCACAGCCTGGTGCCATATCAG GTACCTTTCAATGCTGTTGCACTCAGGGTTGTTCACACAGACGTTGCTCCCAGCAACATCATGTACGCGGTGAACGCCAGCTGGGTCGGGCTCTGCTGCATTCCCGAGGAAGTCCGGTGCCAGACCGAAGGGCCAGTCCTGCTGACACAGACACCAATCTGTGACTGCCTGGGCTTCG gaattGTCCGAGGAGTTGATATGGAAAAGAAGCTTTACCACATCCTGACACCAGTGCCTCCAGCAAATCTGAGACTAGTGAATTGTCTGCTCCTTGGGAACATCGCCATCCCTAGCTGTGTGCTTGTGGGCCAG cAAGGAATTGAGGGAGAGATCCCCTACGTCACATCTGATTACAACTATAGTATCATGGGCTCAGGGAAactgaggaagaagaagcagcactTGAAGAGAAGATTTGAGTGTGATTACCCTTGA
- the PLEKHG5 gene encoding LOW QUALITY PROTEIN: pleckstrin homology domain-containing family G member 5 (The sequence of the model RefSeq protein was modified relative to this genomic sequence to represent the inferred CDS: inserted 1 base in 1 codon) — translation MHFDGHIRFDLPPQGSILARNMSTRSCPPRTSPASDVEEEEEGPAESRGERKSSALKLPKKKAWRRHTDDPSKECFTLKFDLSIDIEAEIVPAVKKKSLGEVLLPVFERKAIELGKVDIYLDQSHTPLSLQFEAYRFGGHYLRVKAKPGDELKVEQAVRDARSASLPILHPASSAAFLGPVLEPLPGHREGTESLAPGRRRKNITEFLGDTSIPTPEPALHSSSSLPTNGTDTWKNRAASRFSGFFGSGTSTGSFGRETEKLEQLVNRLHAYSTFGLPKLPPQLRFDRDSWEEDGDEAGLTLEDSWQQIIQGTEVLSRRQCHQQEAIWELLHTEATYIRNLKVITDLFLSCLVNLQESGLLCEVDAERLFSNIGEIIRLHCKLWRSVMASVLAKARQTGALLDPVDFLDGFKMFGSLFKPYVQYCMEEEGCMEYMRTLLRDSELFRTYVTWAEKQEQCSRLKLSDMLVKPHQRLTKYPLLLKSILKKTDDPRARDAITTMISSVERFINDVNSRMRQRQERQRLDAILSRIDAYEVVEGSTDEVDKLLKEFLRLDLTAPIPGTSPEDTRQLLLEGSLRMREGKDSKMDVYCFLFTDLFLITKPFKKAERTKVIRQPLLVDRVVCRELRDPGSFLLIYLNELGSAVAAYTFQTSGQLCRSWVEAVRNAQNLLQRLRQRRRMEEQEEEDEEDEEEDGESGTSAASSPTILHHSSASPDSQQCPSDGSTETLAMVAAEGGDELSSPDWDAGPFSSTSDGSSVSTSNSIGTGTSVETPTSTDTPTQELPAGALPVPLPHGVASPGSGCRSSSIDSAYGTLSPASLRDFGQQPEGMAEEGQEPSLAPPAPRPPXPRLRRRTPVQLLPCPARVLKSKSEASLPQLLSPTSSGPLSQSRSLSDLCAGSPRTSQKPAPQAAPFSSGSSTSELSEAEEPAESPASLPGELRRDPQPPARRTLSDPQAAQHRKLTLAQLYRIRTTLLLNSTLTASEV, via the exons ATGCACTTCGATGGCCACATCCGCTTCGACCTGCCCCCGCAAG GCTCCATCCTGGCCCGTAACATGTCAACACGTTCGTGCCCCCCGcgcaccagccctgcctctgatgtggaggaggaggaggagggtccggcagagagcagagg GGAGCGCAAGAGCTCAGCGCTGAAGCTGCCCAAGAAGAAGGCTTGGCGCAGGCACACGGAC GACCCCAGCAAGGAGTGCTTCACCTTAAAGTTTGACCTCAGCATCGACATTGAGGCAGAGATCGTGCCAGCTGTGAAGAAGAAGTCACTGGG ggaagtgctgctgccagtCTTTGAGAGGAAGGCGATTGAGCTGGGCAAGGTGGACATCTACCTGGACCAGTCCCACACAccactgtccctgcagttcGAGGCGTATCGCTTCGGGGGACACTACCTGCGAGTGAAAG CCAAGCCCGGGGATGAGCTGAAGGTGGAGCAGGCAGTGCGAGATGCGAGGTCAGCCAGCCTGCCCATCCTGcaccctgccagcagtgctgcattcCTTGGGCCAGTGCTGGAGCCACTGCCAGGACACCGAGAGGGCACTGAGAGCCTG GCTCCGGGACGGCGAAGGAAGAACATAACAGAGTTCCTGGGGGACACCAGCATCCCCACCCCCGAGCCAgccttgcacagcagcagctctctacCCACCAATGGCACTGACACCTGGAAGAACCGCGCTGCCAGCCGTTTCAGTGGCTTCTTTGGCTCCGGGACTAGCACGGGCTCCTTCGGGCGG GAGACTGagaagctggagcagctggtgaACAGGCTGCACGCCTACAGCACCTTCGGGCTGCCCAAGCTGCCGCCCCAGCTCCGCTTTGACCGTGACTCctgggaggaggatggggaCGAGGCTGGGCTGACACTGGAGGATAGCTGGCAGCAGATAATCCAGGGCACAGAG GTCCTGTCACGCcggcagtgccaccagcaggaagccatctgggagctgctgcacacagaggCCACCTACATCCGGAACCTCAAAGTCATCACCGAT ctctttctctcctgcctgGTGAACCTGCAGGagtcagggctgctctgtgag GTGGATGCCGAGCGGCTCTTCAGCAATATTGGGGAGATCATCCGACTGCACTGCAAGCTGTGGCGCAGTGTCATGGCCTCAGTGCTGGCCAAGGCACGACAGACTGGGGCACTGCTCGACCCTGTTGACTTTCTCGATGGCTTCAAGATG TTTGGGTCCCTCTTCAAGCCCTATGTGCAGTATTGcatggaggaggagggctgCATGGAGTACATGCGGACACTGCTGCGGGACAGCGAGCTCTTCCGCACCTATGTGACG TGGGCCgagaagcaggagcagtgcagcCGCCTGAAGCTGAGCGACATGCTGGTGAAACCTCACCAGCGCCTCACCAAGTACCCACTGCTCCTCAAGTCTATCCTGAAGAAGACGGATGATCCACGCGCCCGTGATGCCATCACCACTATG ATCAGCTCTGTGGAGCGCTTCATCAACGACGTCAACTCGCGGATGCGCCAGCGGCAGGAACGGCAGCGCCTGGATGCCATCCTCAGCCGGATTGATGCCTACGAGGTGGTGGAGGGCAGCACAGACGAGGTGGACAAG CTGCTTAAGGAGTTCCTGCGGCTGGACCTGAcagcccccatccctggcacCTCCCCGGAGGACACCCGGCAGCTCCTCCTTGAGGGCAGCCTGAGGATGCGGGAAGGTAAAGACAGCAAG ATGGACGTCTACTGCTTCCTCTTCACTGACCTCTTCCTCATCACCAAGCCCTTCAAGAAGGCTGAGCGCACCAAGGTGATCCGGCAGCCCTTGCTGGTAGACAGAGTCGTTTGCCGGGAGCTCAGAGACCCAG gctccttcctcctcatctACCTGAACGAGCTGGGGAGTGCTGTGGCTGCCTACACCTTCCAGACCAGTGGGCAGTTGTGCCGCAGCTGGGTCGAGGCAGTGCGCAATGCCCAG AACCTGCTGCAAAGGCTGAGGCAGCGCCGGCGcatggaggagcaggaggaggaggatgaggaggatgaggaagaagaCGGTGAGAGTGGCACTTCAGCTGCCAGTTCACCTACTATCCTacaccacagcagtgccagtCCGGACTCGCAGCAGTG CCCATCCGACGGCTCCACCGAGACGCTTGCCATGGTGGCAGCAGAGGGTGGCGATGAGCTCTCCTCCCCAGACTGGGATGCAGGACCCTTCAGCTCAACCTCGGATGGCTCCTCTGTTAGCACCAGCAACTCCATCGGCACTGGCACCTCTGTCGAGACCCCCACCTCCACTGATACCCccacccaggagctgcctgcaggtgcCCTGCCTGTTCCCCTGCCTCACGGCGTGGCCTCCCCAGGCAGCGGCTGCCGCTCCTCCTCCATCGACAGCGCCTACGGCACGCTCTCACCTGCCTCCCTGCGGGACTTtggccagcagccagaggggaTGGCcgaggaggggcaggagcccTCCCTGGCCCCTCCCGCTCCACGGCCTC CGCCCCGGCTGCGCCGCCGGACGCCcgtgcagctcctgccttgcccGGCCAGGGTGCTTAAGTCCAAGTCGGAGGCCAGCTTGCCCCAGCTCTTGTCTCCCACTTCCTCCGGCCCCCTAAGCCAAAGCCGCAGCCTCTCTGACCTCTGTGCTGGTTCCCCCCGGACTAGCCAAAAGCCCGCACCTCAGGCTGCCCCCttcagcagtggcagctccaCATCAGAGCTCTCAGAGGCAGAGGAGCCAGCGGAGAGCCCAGCATCCCTCCCAGGGGAACTCAGGCGCGACCCCCAACCTCCTGCCCGCCGGACCCTCTCGGACCCCCAGGCGGCGCAGCACCGCAAGCTGACTCTGGCGCAGCTGTACCGGATCCGGACCACGCTGCTGCTCAACTCCACGCTGACGGCCTC GGAGGTCTGA